ATCTCACCGCCGGCGAGCTGCGGCACGATGTACAAGATCACGCCGCTTTTGCCGCGGGCGAGGTTGCGGGCGGCAAGGTTGGGCCGGTACCCGAGTTCGGCCGCGGCACTGTGGACCGCGGCGCGGGTCTGCGCCGAGATGGTGCGCCCGACAGAGTTGTTCAGCACGTAGCTGACCGTCGCGGTCGACACGTTCGCCATGCGCGCGACGTCGGCCTTGGTGGGCCTGCCCTTCACGCTCAGATCGACCTCCCAGCCAGCCGTCTCGTGTGACGACTCAGATTACGTCGATCGAGGCGCGCTTCCTGCGCATTCAATCGCCGGGTGGGTTCGCCCGCCCGTTGAAGTCACGCGGTCGGATGCGAAAGACTCGGTGCGGGCCAACCAGCCGCAGGACTTCACGTAATCGTTGGTGGTGGACGCAATGAACCGTAGACACGTGTGCGCCGCGCCGGTTGCCTTCGCGATGATCGTCGTCGCAATCGTCGGCTGTGGGCAGTCGGCGGCGTCACCGGCGATGTTCGCCGAGGCGCCGGGCGTGCCCCTCGGCGTGCAGCCGCAGCTGGCATCCGACCCCGCGCAGCTGGCCAAAGATCTCGTCGCTGACGAACTCGCGCTGCGCGACCCGTCGACACCGGAGGCCGCGCTGGCCGCGGCGGCGCATCGCGAGCAAGCGGCTTACCGGGCGATCGGGCGGCATCCGGAATGGGATGCGACCGTCCGACCGCTCGTCCCGGCGTCGTTACTCGATGTCTACGACCGCAATGTCGACGCCCGTCGACAGCTCCAGGCGATGGCGCAAGTGCGGGACACCGTACCGGCCTGGCGCATCGACCCGCCGGCTCCGGTCGACGAGTTGATGGGCTACTACCACGCGGCGGAAGCCGAGTCCGGCGTCGGCTGGAACTACCTGGCCGCGATCAACCTGGTCGAGACGCGTTTCGGCAGTATCAACGGCGTGAGCACCGCCGGCGCCCAAGGCCCGATGCAGTTCTTGCCGTCGACGTTCGCCTCCTACGGCCAGGGCGGTGACGTCAACTCGCCCCACGACAGCATCATGGCGGCGGGCCGCATGCTCAACGCCAACGGATTTGCCAACGACCCCGATCGCGCCATCTACAGCTACAACCACGCGCACCAATACGTGCAGGCGGTCGACGACTACGCCGCGTTGATCGGGGCCGATCCCGCGGCGTTTGGCACGTTCTACCGCTGGGACGTCTACTACGTCACGACCGCCGGCGACGTGTTGCTGCCCATCGGTTACGCCGCGTCGTCACCGATCCCCGTCGCGGACTATCTAGCCGCCCACGCGCAGTAGCGTGCGGCTGCAAACCCGATAGTCGACTTACCGAAACCGTCCGCCCGAGCAAACGGCACAATTGTGGACTATCCAGCGAAAAACTGGCGACGAGACCTCGGTCAATGGTTCTCTATGAGGGAGCCGCAACGGGCAGCGGTAAGCGACCGTCTCTGGGTCTGAGCACATTCGGAAGGGATGTCAGTGGTTTTCCGGGCAGACCAGGAGATCGGCCTCGATCTGGCCGCCGTCGACTGGGCGGCCACCCCGCTCGGGCCAGTCGAGAATTGGCCGCAAAGCCTCCGCACTGCCGTCAACATCCTGCTGTCGTCCCGGTTCTCGATGTGGATGGCGTGGGGTCCGGAGCTGACCTTCTTCTGCAATGCCGCCTATCGCCGCGACACGCTGGGCCGCAAGTACCCCTGGGCGCTGGGCCGCCCGGCCAGCGAGGTGTGGGCCGAGATCTGGGACGACATCGGTCCGCGGATCGCGAGCGTGTTGGTGACCGGGGAGCCCACCTGGGACGAGGGCTTACTGCTGATCATCGAAAGGTCGGGATACCCCGAGGAGTCGTACCACACGTTCTCCTACAGCGCGCTGCGCGACGAGGACGCCAGCATCGTGGGGATGCTCTGCGTGGTGCGGGAAGACACCGATCGCGTGATCGCTCAGCGGCGGATGGCAACGCTGCGCGACCTGGGTTCGGATCCGAGCGTCGTGCGCACCGAACGTCAGTTGCTGGACCACGCGGCCCAGCAGCTCGCGAACAACCCCTACGACCTTCCCTTCACGACGACCTATCTATTCGGCGAGCACGGCGAGGCACTGCTGGCCGGGGTCAGCGGAATCGAGCCCGGGCATCCCACGGCGCCGCAAATGCTTCCCGCCGAGGGCCTTACCGCCTGGCGCACCGAGGCGTTGGCGCAGGGTGTAACCCAACTGATCGACCTCGACAACGAAGCACCTGGTCTGCCCACCGGCGCCTGGCCGGAGCCGCCCACGCAGGCGCTCGTGGTGCCGCTTCTGCAGCAGGGCGGAGCGCCAGTCGGCTTCCTGGTGGCCGGCCTGAATCGGTATCGCCAGCTCGACGACGGCTACCGCGGCTTCGTGGAGCTGGTGGGCGGCTACATCGCCGGAGGC
This window of the Mycobacterium sp. 050128 genome carries:
- a CDS encoding lytic transglycosylase domain-containing protein; the encoded protein is MNRRHVCAAPVAFAMIVVAIVGCGQSAASPAMFAEAPGVPLGVQPQLASDPAQLAKDLVADELALRDPSTPEAALAAAAHREQAAYRAIGRHPEWDATVRPLVPASLLDVYDRNVDARRQLQAMAQVRDTVPAWRIDPPAPVDELMGYYHAAEAESGVGWNYLAAINLVETRFGSINGVSTAGAQGPMQFLPSTFASYGQGGDVNSPHDSIMAAGRMLNANGFANDPDRAIYSYNHAHQYVQAVDDYAALIGADPAAFGTFYRWDVYYVTTAGDVLLPIGYAASSPIPVADYLAAHAQ